A single Mixta calida DNA region contains:
- the rfbB gene encoding dTDP-glucose 4,6-dehydratase: MKQFLVTGGAGFIGSAVVRHLIQQTEHRVVVVDKLTYAGNLSSLDEVASSERFAFEQVDICDRAALDRIMTHYQPDCIMHLAAESHVDRSIDSSWPFIETNIVGTWQMLEAARHYWRSLPSERQQGFVFHHISTDEVFGDLHGSDNFFTETTPYAPSSPYSASKASSDHLARAWMRTYGLPVIVTNCSNNYGPYHFPEKLIPLMIINALAGKPLPVYGKGDQVRDWLYVEDHARALVTVVTKGKAGETYNIGGHNEQRNIDVVETLCDLLDELAPTKPAGVTQYRELITFVADRPGHDLRYAIDAGKIERELGWRPQETFASGLRKTVQWYLNNERWWRSILDGSYQGERLGLSHASQDGASS, from the coding sequence ATGAAGCAGTTTCTGGTCACCGGCGGCGCCGGTTTTATTGGCTCAGCCGTGGTGCGGCATCTGATTCAGCAGACGGAGCATCGCGTAGTGGTGGTCGATAAGCTGACCTACGCCGGCAATCTTTCTTCGCTGGACGAGGTCGCTTCGAGCGAGCGTTTTGCCTTCGAGCAGGTTGATATTTGCGACCGCGCGGCGCTGGATCGCATCATGACGCATTATCAGCCCGACTGCATTATGCATCTGGCGGCGGAAAGCCATGTCGATCGTTCGATCGACAGTTCCTGGCCCTTTATTGAAACCAATATTGTCGGCACCTGGCAAATGCTGGAGGCGGCACGTCACTACTGGCGCAGCCTGCCGTCCGAACGCCAGCAGGGCTTTGTTTTTCATCATATCTCCACCGACGAAGTCTTTGGCGACCTGCACGGCAGCGATAATTTCTTTACTGAAACCACGCCTTACGCGCCGAGCAGCCCTTATTCCGCCAGCAAGGCGAGCAGCGATCACCTGGCGCGCGCCTGGATGCGCACCTACGGGCTGCCGGTCATCGTCACTAACTGTTCTAACAACTACGGCCCGTATCACTTCCCGGAAAAACTTATCCCGCTGATGATCATTAACGCGCTGGCGGGGAAACCGCTGCCGGTATATGGCAAAGGGGATCAGGTGCGCGACTGGCTCTATGTGGAAGATCATGCCCGCGCGCTGGTGACCGTGGTCACCAAAGGAAAGGCGGGAGAGACGTACAATATCGGCGGCCATAACGAACAGCGTAATATCGACGTGGTGGAAACGCTGTGCGATCTGCTGGATGAGCTGGCGCCGACCAAACCGGCTGGCGTAACGCAGTATCGTGAGCTGATTACTTTTGTCGCCGATCGTCCGGGGCACGATCTGCGCTATGCCATCGACGCCGGTAAAATCGAGCGCGAGCTGGGCTGGCGTCCGCAGGAAACTTTCGCCAGCGGCCTGCGTAAAACGGTGCAGTGGTATCTGAATAATGAGCGCTGGTGGCGCAGCATTCTTGACGGCAGTTATCAGGGCGAGCGGCTCGGACTCTCTCACGCCTCTCAGGACGGCGCGTCATCATGA
- the wecC gene encoding UDP-N-acetyl-D-mannosamine dehydrogenase, with translation MSFNTISVIGLGYIGLPTAAAFASRGKNVVGVDINAQAVETINRGEIHIVEPDLDAVVKQAVQAGCLRAVTQPVAADAFLIAVPTPFKGEHQPDMAYVQAAALSLAPVLKKGDLVILESTSPVGATEQMAQWLAEARPDLAFPQQQAENPEVHIAYCPERVLPGQVMVELIKNDRVIGGMTPACSARASELYRIFLEGECVVTNARTAEMCKLTENSFRDVNIAFANELSLICAQQGINVWELIALANRHPRVNILQPGPGVGGHCIAVDPWFIVAQNPDLARLIRTAREVNDAKPHWVLNQVKAAVADCLTETGKRADELTIACFGLAFKPNIDDLRESPAMEVAHLIADWHSGATWVVEPNVKQIPTKLASEATLVSSEQALQQADVLVMLVDHRAFRAVPGEQVAQRWVVDTKGVWR, from the coding sequence ATGAGCTTTAATACTATTTCGGTTATTGGCCTGGGTTATATCGGACTCCCTACCGCAGCGGCTTTCGCCTCGCGCGGAAAAAATGTGGTTGGCGTGGATATCAACGCCCAGGCGGTTGAGACCATTAATCGTGGGGAAATTCATATTGTCGAGCCGGACCTGGACGCCGTCGTCAAACAGGCGGTGCAGGCCGGTTGTTTACGCGCCGTCACTCAGCCGGTCGCGGCCGATGCTTTTCTGATTGCCGTGCCGACGCCGTTTAAAGGCGAACATCAGCCCGATATGGCTTATGTACAGGCGGCGGCCCTCTCTCTGGCGCCGGTGCTGAAGAAAGGTGACCTGGTGATCCTGGAGTCGACCTCGCCGGTCGGCGCGACCGAGCAGATGGCGCAGTGGCTGGCGGAGGCGCGTCCCGATCTCGCTTTTCCTCAGCAGCAGGCGGAAAATCCCGAAGTGCATATCGCCTACTGTCCTGAGCGCGTCCTGCCGGGACAGGTCATGGTCGAGCTGATTAAAAACGATCGTGTGATCGGCGGCATGACGCCTGCCTGCTCGGCGCGCGCCAGCGAGCTGTACCGCATCTTCCTGGAAGGGGAGTGCGTCGTGACTAACGCCCGCACGGCTGAAATGTGCAAGCTGACCGAAAACAGCTTCCGCGATGTGAATATCGCCTTCGCCAACGAACTGTCGCTGATTTGCGCGCAGCAGGGCATCAACGTTTGGGAGCTGATCGCGCTGGCGAATCGCCATCCACGCGTTAACATTCTCCAGCCGGGGCCGGGCGTCGGCGGCCACTGCATTGCCGTCGATCCCTGGTTTATCGTGGCGCAGAATCCCGATCTGGCGCGCCTGATCCGCACCGCGCGCGAGGTCAACGACGCCAAGCCGCACTGGGTGTTAAACCAGGTAAAAGCCGCCGTCGCCGACTGCCTGACCGAAACCGGCAAGCGCGCCGATGAGCTGACGATCGCCTGTTTCGGCCTGGCTTTTAAGCCCAACATCGATGATTTACGCGAAAGCCCGGCGATGGAAGTGGCGCATCTGATTGCTGACTGGCACAGCGGCGCGACCTGGGTGGTGGAGCCCAACGTGAAACAGATCCCGACGAAGCTGGCCAGCGAGGCGACGCTGGTTTCCAGTGAACAGGCGTTACAGCAGGCGGATGTGCTGGTTATGCTGGTGGACCACCGCGCCTTCAGAGCGGTGCCTGGCGAGCAGGTAGCCCAGCGCTGGGTAGTGGATACCAAAGGAGTATGGCGATGA
- the wecB gene encoding non-hydrolyzing UDP-N-acetylglucosamine 2-epimerase codes for MKVLTVFGTRPEAIKMAPLVHALANDDAFDARLCVTAQHREMLDQVLRLFALTPDFDLNIMRPEQGLTEITSRILEGLKGVFATFKPDVVLVHGDTTTTLAASLAAFYHRIPVGHVEAGLRTGDLYSPWPEEANRKLTGHLATWHFTPTENSRQNLLRENLADSRIFVTGNTVIDALFWVRDRILSDRQHYESLAARYPFLDPAKKLILVTGHRRESFGDGFERICSALATLARQHPDIQIVYPVHLNPNVSEPVNRILSGIDNIILIEPQEYLPFVWLMHRAWLILTDSGGIQEEAPSLGKPVLVMRETTERPEAIEAGTVRLVGTDEEKIVAEVNHLLNNEEAWQAMSRAHNPYGDGHACARILQALKNNRVTL; via the coding sequence GTGAAAGTACTGACCGTTTTTGGCACGAGACCGGAAGCCATTAAGATGGCGCCTCTGGTGCATGCGCTGGCGAATGATGATGCATTCGACGCCCGCCTGTGTGTCACGGCCCAGCATCGTGAAATGCTCGATCAGGTGTTGCGCCTGTTCGCGCTCACGCCTGATTTCGATCTGAATATTATGCGCCCGGAGCAGGGACTGACCGAAATCACCAGTCGTATTCTTGAAGGGCTAAAAGGCGTCTTCGCCACGTTTAAACCTGATGTGGTGTTGGTTCATGGCGACACCACCACCACGCTGGCCGCCAGCCTGGCGGCCTTTTACCACCGCATTCCCGTTGGGCATGTCGAGGCGGGCTTGCGCACCGGCGATCTCTACTCGCCCTGGCCAGAAGAGGCCAACCGTAAGCTCACCGGCCATCTGGCGACCTGGCACTTCACCCCAACTGAGAATTCACGACAAAATCTGCTGCGCGAAAACCTGGCGGACAGCCGGATTTTCGTTACCGGCAACACGGTGATCGACGCGCTGTTCTGGGTGCGTGACCGTATTCTTTCCGATCGCCAGCATTATGAGAGTCTGGCGGCCCGTTACCCTTTCCTTGACCCGGCGAAAAAGCTGATTCTGGTGACGGGACACCGCCGCGAAAGCTTCGGCGACGGCTTTGAGCGTATTTGCAGCGCGCTAGCGACGCTGGCGCGTCAGCATCCCGATATTCAAATCGTCTATCCGGTGCATTTGAACCCGAACGTCAGTGAGCCGGTTAACCGCATTCTGAGCGGTATCGATAACATTATTTTGATCGAACCTCAGGAATATTTGCCCTTTGTCTGGCTGATGCATCGCGCCTGGCTGATTCTGACCGACTCCGGCGGTATTCAGGAAGAAGCGCCGTCGCTGGGCAAACCGGTGCTGGTCATGCGGGAAACCACGGAGCGTCCCGAAGCGATTGAGGCCGGCACGGTAAGGCTGGTAGGTACGGACGAAGAGAAGATCGTGGCGGAAGTTAACCATCTACTGAACAATGAAGAAGCCTGGCAGGCGATGAGCCGCGCGCATAATCCGTATGGCGATGGCCATGCCTGCGCGCGCATTCTGCAGGCGCTAAAAAATAACAGAGTAACGCTATGA
- the wzzE gene encoding ECA polysaccharide chain length modulation protein, whose amino-acid sequence MTSDSVDNELDIRGLFCTLWRGKRWIIGLALLGMLLAWIYSLLVKQEWSATAITDRPTVNMIGSYYSQQQFLRNLDMRSSAGALTVPQTSVMDDAYQEFIMQLSSWDTRREFWLQTDYYKHRKNGNVRNDAALLDEMIGNIQFTPADSAKNVSDSVRLVAETSVDANNLLRQYIAFASERAARHLNQELSAAWAARTIQLKAQVKRQETVANAVYQRQVRSVEQALKIAQQQGIDQTKTSTPSEQLPDSELFLLGRPMLQARLENLQANGPTYDLDYDQNRAMLDTLNVGPTLDSKFQTYRYLRTPEEPVKRDSPRRAFLMIMWGAIGAIAGAGVALIRRPRA is encoded by the coding sequence ATGACCTCTGATTCCGTGGATAACGAACTGGATATTCGTGGCCTGTTTTGCACGCTGTGGCGCGGTAAACGTTGGATTATTGGGCTGGCGCTGTTGGGCATGCTACTGGCCTGGATTTATTCACTGCTGGTTAAACAGGAGTGGAGCGCGACGGCGATTACCGATCGTCCGACGGTGAATATGATTGGCAGCTACTACTCGCAGCAGCAGTTTTTACGTAACCTGGATATGCGCAGCAGCGCCGGCGCGCTGACCGTGCCACAAACATCGGTGATGGATGACGCCTACCAGGAATTTATTATGCAGCTCTCTTCCTGGGATACCCGTCGTGAGTTCTGGCTGCAAACCGATTACTACAAGCATCGCAAAAACGGCAATGTGCGCAACGACGCCGCGCTGCTGGATGAGATGATCGGCAATATTCAATTTACGCCGGCCGACAGCGCGAAAAACGTGAGCGATAGCGTCAGACTGGTGGCCGAGACTTCCGTGGACGCCAATAACCTGCTGCGTCAGTATATCGCTTTCGCCAGCGAGCGCGCCGCGCGTCACCTGAATCAGGAGCTGTCGGCAGCCTGGGCTGCGCGGACTATTCAACTGAAAGCGCAGGTAAAACGTCAGGAAACGGTTGCCAATGCGGTTTATCAACGTCAGGTGCGCAGCGTTGAACAGGCGTTAAAAATTGCCCAACAGCAGGGCATTGACCAGACCAAAACCAGCACGCCTTCGGAACAGCTGCCCGATTCGGAGCTTTTCCTGCTGGGTCGACCGATGTTGCAGGCGCGACTGGAAAACCTGCAGGCGAACGGGCCGACTTACGATCTGGACTACGATCAAAATCGGGCGATGCTTGATACGTTGAACGTCGGCCCGACGCTGGACAGCAAGTTTCAGACTTACCGCTATCTGCGGACGCCGGAAGAGCCGGTAAAGCGCGACAGTCCGCGTCGGGCGTTCTTAATGATTATGTGGGGCGCAATCGGAGCCATTGCTGGCGCAGGTGTTGCGCTGATTCGCCGTCCTCGTGCCTGA
- the wecA gene encoding UDP-N-acetylglucosamine--undecaprenyl-phosphate N-acetylglucosaminephosphotransferase: MNLLTMSTELGLIFLFSLAFLFFARKAAKKVGLVDRPNYRKRHQGLIPLVGGISVYAGICFTFFITNYYLPHAMLYLACAGVLVLVGALDDRFDISVKFRAVVQAAIAIVMMVVGKLYLLSLGYIIGPMELVVGPFGYVLTLFAVWAAINAFNMVDGIDGLLGGLSCVTFGAMGIILFFDGQHSLAMWCFAMIAATLPYILLNLGVFGKRYKVFMGDAGSTLIGFTIIWILLETTQGITHPITPVTALWLIAIPLMDMVAIMYRRLRKGMSPFSADRQHIHHLIMRAGFTSRQAFVLITLAAALLAGVGVLGEYLAFIPEWVMLLLFLFAFFLYGYCIKRAWRVARMIKRIKRRLRRANKNKLPG; the protein is encoded by the coding sequence GTGAATTTACTCACCATGAGTACCGAGCTTGGTCTAATTTTTCTGTTTTCACTGGCATTCCTTTTTTTTGCTCGTAAAGCAGCTAAAAAAGTCGGCCTGGTCGATCGACCTAACTACCGTAAACGTCATCAGGGGCTGATTCCACTGGTCGGCGGCATTTCCGTTTATGCCGGTATCTGTTTCACTTTCTTCATTACCAACTACTATCTCCCGCACGCCATGCTCTATCTGGCCTGTGCAGGCGTGCTGGTTCTGGTGGGAGCGCTGGATGACCGGTTCGATATCAGCGTAAAATTCCGCGCTGTCGTGCAGGCGGCGATCGCTATCGTGATGATGGTGGTCGGCAAGCTCTATCTGCTGAGTCTTGGCTATATTATCGGGCCGATGGAGCTGGTGGTAGGGCCGTTCGGCTATGTACTGACGCTGTTTGCCGTCTGGGCGGCGATCAACGCCTTCAATATGGTCGACGGCATCGACGGCCTGTTGGGCGGCCTTTCCTGCGTCACCTTCGGCGCGATGGGCATCATCCTTTTCTTTGACGGTCAGCACAGCCTGGCGATGTGGTGCTTCGCCATGATTGCCGCCACGCTGCCTTATATCCTGCTGAATCTTGGCGTTTTCGGTAAGCGCTATAAAGTCTTTATGGGCGACGCGGGCAGCACGCTCATCGGCTTCACCATTATCTGGATCCTGCTGGAAACCACGCAGGGCATCACGCATCCCATTACGCCGGTTACTGCGCTATGGTTGATCGCGATTCCGTTGATGGATATGGTGGCGATCATGTATCGCCGGCTGCGCAAAGGCATGAGTCCGTTTTCCGCCGACCGTCAGCACATTCATCATTTGATCATGCGCGCCGGGTTTACTTCCCGGCAGGCGTTTGTACTGATCACGCTTGCCGCTGCGCTGCTGGCGGGCGTCGGCGTGCTGGGTGAATATCTGGCTTTCATCCCGGAGTGGGTGATGCTGCTGCTGTTTTTATTCGCTTTCTTCCTTTATGGCTACTGCATTAAGCGCGCCTGGCGCGTTGCCCGCATGATCAAACGCATCAAGCGCCGCCTGCGTCGCGCCAATAAGAATAAGCTTCCGGGCTAA
- the rho gene encoding transcription termination factor Rho, whose protein sequence is MNLTELKNTPVSELITLGENMGLENLARMRKQDIIFAILKQHAKSGEDIFGDGVLEILQDGFGFLRSADSSYLAGPDDIYVSPSQIRRFNLRTGDTISGKIRPPKEGERYFALLKVNEVNYDKPENARSKILFENLTPLHANSRLRMERGNGSTEDLTARVLDLASPIGRGQRGLIVAPPKAGKTMLLQNIAQSIAYNHPDCVLMVLLIDERPEEVTEMQRLVKGEVVASTFDEPASRHVQVAEMVIEKAKRLVEHKKDVIILLDSITRLARAYNTVVPASGKVLTGGVDANALHRPKRFFGAARNVEEGGSLTIIATALVDTGSKMDEVIYEEFKGTGNMELHLARKIAEKRVFPAIDYNRSGTRKEELLTSQEELQKMWILRKIIHPMGEIDAMEFLINKLAMTKTNDEFFDMMKRS, encoded by the coding sequence ATGAATCTTACCGAACTAAAAAATACGCCGGTTTCAGAGCTGATTACTCTCGGCGAGAACATGGGGCTGGAAAACCTGGCGCGCATGCGCAAACAGGACATCATTTTCGCTATCCTCAAACAACATGCCAAGAGTGGTGAGGATATCTTCGGTGATGGTGTGCTGGAGATACTGCAGGATGGATTTGGTTTCCTCCGCTCCGCAGACAGCTCCTACCTTGCCGGTCCCGATGACATCTACGTTTCCCCCAGCCAAATTCGCCGCTTCAACCTTCGCACTGGTGACACCATTTCCGGCAAGATCCGTCCGCCGAAAGAAGGTGAGCGTTATTTCGCGCTGCTGAAAGTTAACGAAGTCAACTATGACAAGCCGGAAAACGCGCGCAGTAAGATTCTGTTTGAAAACCTTACGCCGCTGCACGCTAATTCACGTCTGCGCATGGAGCGCGGCAACGGCTCAACGGAAGACCTGACCGCTCGCGTACTGGATTTAGCGTCGCCGATCGGCCGCGGCCAGCGTGGTCTGATCGTGGCGCCGCCGAAAGCGGGTAAAACCATGCTGCTGCAGAACATCGCGCAGAGCATCGCCTACAACCATCCAGACTGCGTGCTGATGGTGCTGCTGATCGACGAACGCCCGGAAGAAGTGACTGAGATGCAGCGTCTGGTCAAAGGCGAAGTGGTTGCTTCTACCTTTGATGAGCCAGCGTCCCGTCACGTCCAGGTTGCCGAAATGGTGATCGAAAAGGCGAAGCGTCTGGTTGAGCATAAAAAAGACGTGATTATTCTGCTCGACTCCATCACCCGTCTGGCGCGCGCCTACAACACCGTGGTGCCGGCGTCCGGTAAAGTCCTGACCGGCGGTGTGGATGCGAACGCCCTGCATCGTCCGAAACGTTTCTTCGGCGCGGCGCGTAACGTGGAAGAGGGCGGCAGCCTGACCATCATCGCTACCGCGCTGGTTGATACCGGTTCGAAGATGGATGAGGTTATCTACGAAGAGTTTAAAGGTACCGGCAACATGGAGCTGCATCTGGCGCGTAAAATCGCTGAAAAACGCGTCTTCCCGGCTATCGATTACAACCGTTCCGGTACACGTAAAGAAGAACTGCTCACTTCCCAGGAAGAGCTGCAGAAAATGTGGATCCTGCGCAAAATCATCCATCCGATGGGTGAAATCGACGCGATGGAATTCCTCATTAATAAGTTGGCGATGACCAAGACCAACGATGAATTTTTCGACATGATGAAACGTTCATAA
- the trxA gene encoding thioredoxin TrxA — protein MSSDKIVHLTDKSFETDVLKAEGLTLVDFWAEWCGPCKMIAPILDEVAEEYDGKLTIAKLNIDENPETAPKYGIRGIPTLLLFKNGEVAATKVGALSKGQLKEFLNANLS, from the coding sequence ATGAGCAGCGATAAAATCGTTCATCTGACCGACAAAAGCTTCGAAACCGACGTGCTGAAAGCCGAAGGTTTAACGCTGGTGGACTTCTGGGCGGAATGGTGCGGTCCATGCAAAATGATCGCCCCTATCCTTGATGAAGTAGCAGAAGAGTATGACGGTAAGCTGACCATTGCCAAACTGAATATCGATGAGAACCCGGAAACGGCGCCGAAATACGGTATTCGCGGCATCCCGACGCTGCTGCTGTTTAAAAATGGTGAAGTGGCGGCGACGAAAGTCGGCGCGCTGTCCAAAGGCCAGCTCAAAGAGTTCCTGAACGCGAACCTGAGCTGA
- the rhlB gene encoding ATP-dependent RNA helicase RhlB → MSKTHLTEQKFSDFALHPKVIEALETKGFHNCTPIQALALPLTLVGRDVAGQAQTGTGKTMAFLTSTFHYLLSHPAAEGRQVNQPRALIMAPTRELAVQIHADAEPLAQSTGLKLGLAYGGDGYDKQLKVLENGVDILIGTTGRLIDYAKQNHINLGAIQVVVLDEADRMFDLGFIKDIRWLFRRMPAANQRLNMLFSATLSYRVRELAFEHMNNAEYVEVEPEQKTGHRIKEELFYPSNEEKMRLLQTLIEEEWPDRAIIFANTKHRCEDIWGHLAADGHRVGLLTGDVAQKKRLRILEDFTRGDLDILVATDVAARGLHIPAVTHVFNYDLPDDCEDYVHRIGRTGRAGASGHSISLACEEYALNLPAIEEYIGHGIPVSKYNSDALMTDLPPPKRLTRSRPGNGPRRATGNNRRSGPPRNNNRKRSGS, encoded by the coding sequence ATGAGCAAAACACACTTAACCGAACAGAAGTTTTCCGACTTCGCCCTGCACCCAAAAGTTATCGAAGCCCTTGAAACTAAAGGCTTCCATAATTGTACGCCTATTCAGGCGTTAGCATTGCCGCTCACGTTGGTCGGGCGCGATGTTGCCGGTCAGGCGCAAACCGGAACCGGGAAAACGATGGCGTTTCTGACGTCAACGTTCCATTACTTGCTTTCTCACCCTGCCGCTGAAGGCCGCCAGGTTAATCAGCCGCGCGCGCTGATTATGGCCCCGACGCGCGAACTGGCCGTGCAGATTCATGCTGACGCCGAGCCTCTGGCGCAGTCGACCGGATTGAAGCTGGGCCTCGCCTACGGCGGCGACGGCTATGACAAACAGCTTAAGGTGCTGGAAAACGGCGTCGATATTCTGATCGGCACCACCGGCCGCTTAATTGATTACGCTAAACAGAATCATATCAACCTGGGCGCTATCCAGGTCGTGGTGCTGGATGAAGCCGATCGCATGTTCGATCTCGGCTTTATAAAAGATATTCGTTGGCTGTTCCGCCGTATGCCGGCCGCGAACCAACGCCTCAACATGCTTTTCTCCGCTACGCTGTCTTACCGTGTGCGCGAGCTGGCGTTCGAGCATATGAACAATGCCGAATATGTTGAAGTCGAACCAGAGCAGAAAACAGGCCACCGCATCAAAGAGGAGCTGTTCTATCCCTCTAATGAAGAAAAGATGCGTCTGCTGCAAACGCTGATTGAAGAAGAGTGGCCGGATCGCGCCATTATCTTCGCTAATACCAAACACCGCTGCGAAGATATCTGGGGCCATCTGGCCGCCGATGGTCATCGCGTAGGGCTGCTGACCGGCGACGTGGCGCAGAAAAAACGCCTGCGTATTCTGGAAGATTTCACCCGCGGCGATCTCGACATTCTGGTGGCGACCGACGTTGCCGCGCGCGGCCTGCATATTCCGGCAGTGACGCACGTCTTCAACTATGACCTGCCCGACGACTGCGAAGATTACGTTCACCGCATCGGCCGTACTGGTCGCGCCGGCGCCAGCGGTCATTCCATCAGCCTCGCCTGTGAAGAGTATGCGCTGAACCTGCCCGCGATCGAAGAATACATCGGCCACGGCATTCCGGTAAGCAAATACAACAGCGACGCGCTGATGACCGATCTTCCGCCGCCGAAGCGTCTGACCCGTAGCCGCCCAGGCAATGGTCCTCGTCGCGCGACCGGCAATAACCGTCGCAGCGGTCCACCGCGTAATAATAACCGTAAACGTTCGGGTTCATGA
- the ppx gene encoding exopolyphosphatase, whose translation MLSASSLYAAIDLGSNSFHMLVVREVAGNIQTVARIKRKVRLAAGLDGDGELSEEAMERGWQCLQLFSEQLQDIPADQIRVVATATLRLANNARQFLSQAEAILGCSINVITGEEEARLIYQGVAHTTGGSDQRLVVDIGGGSTELVTGNGAQATALFSLSMGCVTWLERYFGDRHLGKENFAQAEQAARDIIQPVADRLREQGWQICVGASGTVQALQEIMVAQGMDERITLSKLQQLKQRAIQCGKLEELEIEGLTLERALVFPSGLSILIAIFEELKIESMTLAGGALREGLLYGMLHYPVDRDIRSRTLHNIQRRFSIDIEQAERVRQLAASFVRQVNPHWKLDNYCRELLESACLIHEIGLSVDFRLAAQHAAYLVQHLDLPGFTPAQKKLLATLLQNQSSGIDLSLLNQQNAVPPRTAEHMCRLLRLAIIFASRRRDDTLPAVRLHSEDDTLQVTLPPGWLKAHPLRAELLEQESRWQSYVHWPLAVV comes from the coding sequence ATGCTGAGCGCGTCGTCACTTTATGCTGCGATTGATCTGGGTTCTAACAGTTTTCACATGTTAGTGGTGCGCGAGGTGGCTGGAAATATCCAGACCGTCGCGCGCATCAAGCGTAAAGTACGTCTTGCCGCCGGCCTTGATGGCGACGGAGAACTGTCAGAAGAGGCAATGGAACGGGGCTGGCAATGTCTGCAACTCTTTTCAGAGCAGCTACAGGATATTCCCGCCGATCAGATCCGCGTGGTGGCGACCGCCACGCTGCGTCTGGCGAATAATGCCCGTCAGTTCCTCTCTCAGGCGGAAGCCATTCTCGGTTGTTCAATCAACGTTATTACCGGCGAAGAGGAAGCCCGCCTGATTTATCAGGGCGTTGCGCACACCACCGGCGGTTCCGATCAACGTCTGGTGGTCGATATCGGCGGCGGCAGCACCGAGCTGGTTACCGGCAACGGCGCGCAGGCGACCGCCCTGTTCAGCCTTTCCATGGGCTGCGTCACCTGGCTGGAGCGCTACTTTGGCGATCGCCATCTGGGTAAAGAAAACTTCGCCCAGGCGGAACAGGCCGCGCGCGACATCATTCAGCCGGTAGCCGATCGACTGCGGGAACAGGGCTGGCAGATTTGCGTCGGCGCCTCCGGCACAGTGCAGGCGCTGCAGGAAATTATGGTCGCGCAGGGCATGGATGAACGCATTACGCTCAGCAAGCTACAGCAGCTGAAGCAGCGCGCCATTCAGTGCGGCAAACTGGAAGAGCTGGAAATCGAAGGCCTGACGCTGGAACGCGCGCTGGTATTCCCCAGCGGACTATCGATTCTGATCGCCATCTTTGAAGAGCTGAAAATCGAGAGCATGACGCTGGCGGGCGGCGCACTGCGCGAAGGTCTGCTGTACGGCATGCTGCACTATCCGGTCGATCGCGATATTCGCAGCCGAACGCTGCATAATATTCAGCGCCGCTTTTCCATTGATATTGAACAGGCCGAGCGCGTGCGTCAGCTGGCGGCCAGCTTTGTGCGCCAGGTCAACCCGCACTGGAAGCTGGATAACTATTGCCGCGAGCTGCTGGAAAGCGCCTGCCTGATCCATGAAATCGGCCTGAGCGTTGATTTTCGCCTGGCCGCGCAGCACGCTGCCTATCTGGTGCAGCATCTTGATCTGCCCGGCTTCACGCCAGCCCAGAAAAAATTGCTCGCCACCTTGCTACAAAACCAGAGCAGCGGCATCGATCTCTCCTTGTTGAATCAGCAAAACGCCGTGCCGCCGCGTACGGCTGAGCATATGTGTCGACTGCTGCGTCTGGCGATCATTTTCGCCAGCCGTCGTCGCGACGATACGCTGCCTGCCGTGCGTCTGCACAGTGAGGATGACACGTTGCAGGTGACGCTGCCGCCAGGCTGGTTGAAAGCGCACCCTTTACGGGCGGAGCTGCTGGAACAGGAGAGCCGCTGGCAGTCCTATGTGCACTGGCCGCTTGCGGTGGTGTAA